One segment of Setaria viridis chromosome 4, Setaria_viridis_v4.0, whole genome shotgun sequence DNA contains the following:
- the LOC117852122 gene encoding histone deacetylase 2 isoform X2 — protein MASSSASPAPAPAGESLRQKRILSSKLYLEVPSSKVPVVYSPAYDISFLGLEKLHPFDSAKWGRICRYLTREGHLEKKQVVEPLEACKEDLLVVHTEAYLNSLKCSFRVASIVEVPPVSLVPNWIVQKKLLYPFRKQVGGSILSAKLALERGWAINVGGGFHHCSAEEGGGFCAYADISLCIQFAFVRLNISRLLIIDLDAHQGNGHEKDFANDGRVYILDMYNAGIYPFDFTAKQYIDQKVELASGTKTDEYLELLDKALEVCKSRFQPQLIVYNAGTDILDGDPLGRLKISPEGVITRDEKVFRFAKDQNIPLLMLTSGGYMKSSARVIADSIINLANKNLIELGSQLG, from the exons atggcctcctcctccgcctcgccggcgccggcgccggccggggaGTCCCTACGGCAGAAACGCATCCTCTCCAGCAAGCTCTACCTCGAAGTCCCCTCGTCCAAG GTGCCGGTGGTCTACTCGCCGGCCTACGACATCTCCTTCCTCGGCCTCGAGAAGCT GCACCCGTTTGATTCCGCCAAATGGGGGCGCATCTGCAGGTACCTCACCAGGGAAGGGCACCTGGAGAAGAAACAGGTCGTGGAGCCATTGGAAGCCTGCAAGGAGGATTTGCTAGTG GTTCACACGGAGGCGTATCTTAACAGCCTCAAATGCAGCTTCAGAGTCGCCTCCATTGTGGAG GTCCCTCCTGTGTCGCTTGTCCCTAATTGGATCGTGCAGAAAAAGCTACTATACCCATTCCGGAAGCAG GTTGGTGGGTCCATTTTGTCAGCGAAACTTGCACTCGAGAGAGGATGGGCTATTAATGTTGGTGGAGGATTTCACCATTGTTCGGCAGAGGAAGGAGGTGGATTTTGTGCGTACGCTGACATCTCTCTGTGCATCCAGTTTGCTTTTGTCCGTCTAAATATTTCACG TTTATTGATCATAGATCTGGATGCTCACCAAGGAAATGGACATGAAAAAGATTTTGCTAATGATG GAAGGGTTTACATTTTGGACATGTACAATGCTGGAATTTATCCCTTT GATTTCACTGCTAAGCAATACATCGATCAAAAAGTTGAATTAGCT AGCGGGACAAAAACAGATGAATACTTGGAGCTACTTGATAAGGCTCTCGAG GTCTGCAAAAGTAGGTTTCAACCCCAGTTGATTGTTTACAATGCTGGAACAGACATCCTTGATGGTGATCCATTGGGCAGATTGAAG ATAAGTCCTGAGGGTGTAATTACCAGAGATGAGAAGGTGTTTAGATTTGCGAAAGATCAAAACATTCCACTGCTCATGCTGACGTCAG GAGGCTACATGAAGTCAAGTGCTCGAGTAATCGCCGATTCGATCATCAATCTCGCCAATAAAAACTTGATAGAACTAGGCAGCCAGTTGGGTTGA
- the LOC117852122 gene encoding histone deacetylase 2 isoform X1, translated as MASSSASPAPAPAGESLRQKRILSSKLYLEVPSSKVPVVYSPAYDISFLGLEKLVRATPLCRHPFDSAKWGRICRYLTREGHLEKKQVVEPLEACKEDLLVVHTEAYLNSLKCSFRVASIVEVPPVSLVPNWIVQKKLLYPFRKQVGGSILSAKLALERGWAINVGGGFHHCSAEEGGGFCAYADISLCIQFAFVRLNISRLLIIDLDAHQGNGHEKDFANDGRVYILDMYNAGIYPFDFTAKQYIDQKVELASGTKTDEYLELLDKALEVCKSRFQPQLIVYNAGTDILDGDPLGRLKISPEGVITRDEKVFRFAKDQNIPLLMLTSGGYMKSSARVIADSIINLANKNLIELGSQLG; from the exons atggcctcctcctccgcctcgccggcgccggcgccggccggggaGTCCCTACGGCAGAAACGCATCCTCTCCAGCAAGCTCTACCTCGAAGTCCCCTCGTCCAAG GTGCCGGTGGTCTACTCGCCGGCCTACGACATCTCCTTCCTCGGCCTCGAGAAGCT CGTCCGGGCGACCCCTTTGTGCAGGCACCCGTTTGATTCCGCCAAATGGGGGCGCATCTGCAGGTACCTCACCAGGGAAGGGCACCTGGAGAAGAAACAGGTCGTGGAGCCATTGGAAGCCTGCAAGGAGGATTTGCTAGTG GTTCACACGGAGGCGTATCTTAACAGCCTCAAATGCAGCTTCAGAGTCGCCTCCATTGTGGAG GTCCCTCCTGTGTCGCTTGTCCCTAATTGGATCGTGCAGAAAAAGCTACTATACCCATTCCGGAAGCAG GTTGGTGGGTCCATTTTGTCAGCGAAACTTGCACTCGAGAGAGGATGGGCTATTAATGTTGGTGGAGGATTTCACCATTGTTCGGCAGAGGAAGGAGGTGGATTTTGTGCGTACGCTGACATCTCTCTGTGCATCCAGTTTGCTTTTGTCCGTCTAAATATTTCACG TTTATTGATCATAGATCTGGATGCTCACCAAGGAAATGGACATGAAAAAGATTTTGCTAATGATG GAAGGGTTTACATTTTGGACATGTACAATGCTGGAATTTATCCCTTT GATTTCACTGCTAAGCAATACATCGATCAAAAAGTTGAATTAGCT AGCGGGACAAAAACAGATGAATACTTGGAGCTACTTGATAAGGCTCTCGAG GTCTGCAAAAGTAGGTTTCAACCCCAGTTGATTGTTTACAATGCTGGAACAGACATCCTTGATGGTGATCCATTGGGCAGATTGAAG ATAAGTCCTGAGGGTGTAATTACCAGAGATGAGAAGGTGTTTAGATTTGCGAAAGATCAAAACATTCCACTGCTCATGCTGACGTCAG GAGGCTACATGAAGTCAAGTGCTCGAGTAATCGCCGATTCGATCATCAATCTCGCCAATAAAAACTTGATAGAACTAGGCAGCCAGTTGGGTTGA